Part of the Paeniglutamicibacter sulfureus genome, TCCATCAGCTGCGGCAGCGTGGCGCTGGAGAGGTAGGAGTATCCCAACTGCAGGACCTTGGAGGTGAGTTCGAAGAACTTCCCGTCCCCGCGCACGTAGCCAAGCTCCTGCAGGGTCAGCAGGAAGCGGCGGGCCGTGGCACGGGAGAGGTTGGTGCGCTTGGCGACCTCGCTCAGGGTCATCGAGGGGTGCTCGGCGTCGAAGGCGCAGATGACATCCAGGCCTCGGGCCAGGGACTGGACCGAGGTGGAGCCGCCAGCTGCGGCGGTTCCTGCATCCTGGCTCATGGCGAATGGCTCCTGTGTATTCATCGGTGGTTGCCGCCCAAAATACATGGACGGGGGAAGGCAAAAAGAATGGGGGCGTTCTTTCGGCGGCCCCCATTCTTTCAGACTTGCAGGGCTATGCCTTGATCAGGTCCACCGGGATCTTGGCGTCGAGTTCCTCGAAGGTGATGCCGTGCGTCGAACGAACGGTGACCCCGGATTCGTCGATGACGAAGATCGCGGACTCGGTGTAGATGCGCGAAACGCAACCCAGCCCGGTGACCGGGTAGGAAAGTGCCTCGACCAGCTTGGACTCACCGGTCTTGGTGAACAGGCCCATCATGACCCAGGTCTGCTTGGCACCGATGGCAAGATCCATGGCCCCGCCGACTGCCGGGATCGCGCCCGGAGCGCCGGTGTGCCAGTTCGCCAGGTCGCCCTCGGCCGAGACCTGGAAGGCCCCAAGGACGCAGACGTCCAGGTGCCCGCCGCGCATCATCGCGAAGGAGTCTGCGTGGTGGAAGTAGCTGGCGCCGGGCAGCTCGGTCACCGGGATCTTGCCGGCGTTGATCAGGTCCTCGTCGACGTCCTCGCCGGTGGCGACCGGGCCCATGCCCAGCATGCCGTTCTCGGTGTGCAGGGTGACGCCCTGCTCGGTGGTGAGGAAGTTGGACACGTTGGTCGGTTGGCCGATGCCCAGGTTCACGAACGCGCCGGCCGGGATGTCGGCGGCGACCAGCTTGGCCATTTCGTCGCGGGTCAGCGCGGCCTCGGTGGAGTTGTACTGGCTCATTACTTGGTGCCTCCGATGGTGACGAGGGTATCGACGAAGATGCCGGGGGTGATCACGGTTTCCGGATCGATCTGCCCGGCGGGGACGATCTCGGAAACCTGCACGATGGCCTGCTTCGCGGCGGTGGCCATGATGGGCCCGAAGTTGCGGGCGGTCTTGCGGTAGACCAGGTTGCCCAGCTCATCGGCGCGCAGCGCCTTGATGAGGGCAAAGTCGGCACTGATCGGGGTCTCGAGCACGTAGCCCTTGCCATCGATCATGCGCGTTTCCTTGCCCTCGGCAAGCATGGTGCCGTAGCCGGTGGGCGTGAAAAACCCGCCGATGCCGGCGCCGGCGGCGCGGATGCGTTCGGCCAGGTTGCCCTGCGGGACCAGCTCGAGTTCGAGCTCGCCGGCGCGGTAGGCCTCGTCGAAGTGCCAGGAATCGGACTGGCGCGGGAAGGAGCAGATGACCTTCTTGACCCGGCGTTCCTTGATGAGCAGGGCCAGGCCGGCGTCGGCCTGCCCGGCGTTGTTGTTCACGACGGTCAGTTCCTTGGCGCCGCACTCCATGAGTGCGTCGATCAGTTCCATCGGCTGGCCGGCGTTGCCGAAGCCTCCGATGAGCACTGTGGCTCCGTCCTTGATATCGGCGACGGCTTCGGCCGCCGAAGTGGCAATACGTGGTGCCATAAGTTGTTCTCTCCTAAATCTGTTCGGTCAGGGGATGGGGGGGGTTCAACTCCCCCGAGGGTGCCTAGGCGGCGTTCGGGTTTTCCAGCACGACGGCCAGGCCCTGGCCGACGCCGATGCAGATGGCTGCAACGCCCCAGCGCTGGTTGTTCTCCTGCAGGCGGCGTGCCAGGGTGCCCAGGATGCGCAGGCCCGAGGCTCCCAGCGGGTGGCCGATGGACAGCGCGCCGCCCCAGGCGTTCACGATTCCGGCGTCGATGTCCCAGGCGCGGACGCAGGCCAGCGACTGGGCGGCGAAGGCCTCGTTGAGTTCCACTGCTGCGACGTCGGACCAGGAGATCCCGGCCTTGGCCAGCGCCTTGTTGGCGGCCTCCACCGGGGCGAAGCCGAAGTACTGCGGGTCAAGTGCCGAGGACGCGCGGCCGGCAATGCGGGCCAGCGGGGCAGCTCCCAGCAGCTCGCCGCCGCGCTCGGAACCGATGAAGGCTGCGGAGGCGCCATCGGACATCGGCGAGGCGTTGCCGGCGGTGACGGTTCCGGTGGCGGCGTCGCGGAAGACGGGGCGCAGCCCGGCCAGGGTCTCGGCGGTGGAACCGGGGCGGATGGTCTCATCCATCGTCACCTCGGTGCCGCGCTTGTTGGCCGGGGGCACGGAGACCACGAGGTTGTCGTACTTGCCGTTGGCCCAGGCCTCGGCTGCCAGCGTGTGTGAGAGCGCTGCGAACTCGTCCTGGTCCTCGCGGGTGACCTCGTACTTTTCGCGCAGCTGTTCGGTGGCCTCGCCCAGGGACACGGTCCATTGACTGGGCATGGCCGGGTTGACCAGGCGCCAGCCCAGGGTGGTGTTTGCAAGTTCCAGGTTGGCCATCGGGAAGGGACGCTCGGTCTTGGGCAGCACCCACGGGGCGCGGCTCATGGATTCGACGCCGCCGACCAGGACCAGGTCCGCGTCGTCCGTGTTGACCTGGCGGGCGGCGGCGATGGCCGCGTCCAGCGAGGAGCCGCAGAGGCGGTTCATGGTGGTGCCGGGCAGCGAGGTGGGCAGGCCCGCCAGCAGGGTGGCCATGCGGGCCACGTTGCGGTTTTCCTCGCCGGCGCCGTTGGCGTTGCCGAAGATCGATTCGTCAATGGAAGCCGGATCCAGCTGCGGCGCGCGGGCAACGAGCTCGCGGACCACGTGCGCGGCCAGGTCGTCGGGGCGGTGCGAGGAAAGGCTTCCGCCGATCTTGCCGAAGGGGGTGCGGATCGCGTCGTAGAGGTACGCCTGCTTCATGATGTGGGGTCCTGGCTTCCTGGTCGATTTGTTCGCATCGCGAACGCTTGTTCACTAAATGAACTTTATCACCGGGAGGGTCGGCCATCAAGGGGTTGACCCATATTGCCCGCGCCACCCCGATACGGCCGTGGACTCCCCGCTAGAGTGGACGGACCCTGGAGGTCGATGCGCCGGGCACCGCAACCGGCGCCGCAGCGCACATACAGTACCCGCCCGTCGGGGGTGTCGTATGCATCGCACTGGCCACAAAACCGAATCGGCATCATGCATCTCAACCGTTCCTCTACTTTGCGCACATGAATCGCGCGCCTGCTCCCCAAACGGTCCTGGGAGTCCTCCATCATCTGGTTCCCGGCGGACCCTGGCGGCTCGTGGCCGCTGGGCGAACCCGGCCTATGACGACGGCTGGACCCCTGCGCGCCTGACCGGGCCTGGGACTGGGCTCGCCCGCAAGCGTCCTCTGTCGTGTGCGGGGTCCGTCCTCCCGTCGCCTGATCGGGTACCCAAGGGCACGCCTGCCGATGGCCACGGACGCGGCATGGTGCCGTGTCACCGTTCCACCGGAAGCTTGTAGTGGTTTCTGCCAGTGCTGGCTACCCCACCGAGAGGTATAGGCCGGATCCACGGCAATCACGCATAATCCCCGATTGGCGGCCATCGACACCAACCGGTCGCGAAACCTGCCAGTTGGGATACTACTGACGGTACGGCGGAATCGTTTGCCGCGGGCACCTCGGCCCATGGTTTCCCGTCCGGTGTCCCGTGCCCGCTGGAAATTCAGGTCCTCGACAGCAATGGTTTGGCAACCTGTATCCCGAGCGAAATCCAGCAAAGCAGTGATCGATGCCCGCAATTGCCCGTCCCGGGAGCCAGCCGACCTACCTGCCAGTTCCAGAGGGATGCTGATCGGTGCCCCGACCGGATTACCTGAGGCATCCAGACGGCAGGCAGCCAAGTGATCGGCATTCAAATCCACGCCGACCAGTCCAGTCGATATCAGTGTTTCCAGCCTTGGGACTGGAGTATCGCCGTAGCTCCAGGATGCATCCACATACCAACGCTCTTTCACCGGGTCGTAACTTATGTCGTATCGAATACACCGATTATTAGCGGCCCGATCCTCCCATTCGCTGCGTCGGTGGGCGAACGTCACCGGTACCTCGAGAGCAAGGTGGTCCCCCAGGGTCTCGCAAAGCGGAGCCGGCACCTTCAACACCATGCCGCCGTTGGCACCAATACGGATTGTCTCGTTGCCTCCACGTTTCCCTGTTTCACCATCAGCAGTTAGGAAAAGCCGAGCTGCTACCCATTTTTGCGCCCATTCATCTTGAGTCAGGCTAGCTTCGTCTAGGTGATTTCGTGTTTTCCAGAGCCTCCGACCACCCACTGTGATCCGTGGCCTGCCGGCCCCGAGGGATTCTTCCGCAACAGCGAGCCGTCCTTTGATCTGGGCCAGTCGACGTGTCTTTCGAAACCTCTCTGATCGACTCTGATATCCGCGAATCCCATTAATTTTGGCTCCAACCGGTACATCGATTCTCTTTTGCAAGGCATCGACAGTTGAGCGCAGCTGGGAGATTTCGGCAGCTAATGCACGCATGGCGAGCTGATATTGATCTTCGGCAGAGCGTGTAATGGCTCCGGCCCACCGGGAAGACGAGCGGCTGGTGATGGCCCGCTTACGTTGTGTGCGTTGGCGTTGAGCGGCCGGAACAAGTCCAAGGGACACTCGTTCCGCGAGGTCCGAACGATATAGGCGTCCAAGGTGCTCGCCAATCATCGCTAAGGCGGATTCTTCGGCGGCTGTTGGGCGGAGCCGAGTACGGATTCGAACTCCGGCAGGCGTAGCCAGAACGAAGGGTTCTGAAATCGACCGCAGCATCCTTTTGCGGCCAGGCAAGACCTCATCTGAAGGCCTTTGTTCCTGAATCAATAGATCCATATTTCAAGTCTGTGCGCCTCTCCGGAACTCTAGGCTGATTGTGCAGACGCGTTGTGGACAACTGAGAAGCGTCTACTGCACTCAGCAGGCCGCGAGCGGGGGCGGCTACTTACAATCGACTACCTTCGTCCTATCGTTGGCAACCTTCCGGAGAATATGCGGTACTTCTCGCTGGATCAGATGCGGGGGAAGCCCGGAACGGCTGAGTCCCCCGCGGCGCCCCGCTACTCCCGGCCCTTCCCTTCCTCCTCGTCGGCGGCGGCGTCCACCTGCGGGATCATGCCCGTGGCCGGGCGCGGGGGCGTGAGCATCGAGGCGTAGTCGTGCTCGGAGGAGTACTTCAGGAACGACAGGTGCGCCTCGTAGCGGTCAAGCACGTCGTTGATGACCTGCTGCTTGCTCAGGCCCATCAGGTCGTACCCCTCGGTTCCCGTCTGGGTGAAGACCTCGAGGCGGAAGTACACATCGACCTCGCGGGACACGGTGCGCGCGCCGAACGCGGGCACCGGCGCCTCCACCGCCGCCACCTGGTAGTGGAAGTTGCGGTGGTCGTGCATGTGGACCAGCAGCGTGTGTTCGTCGATGTGCGTCTTGGCGTTCGGCGTGGAGGTCAGCTCCGCCTGGTAGCCCAGCTTGTTGAACTCGCCCGCCACCTCTTCCAGGGCCGGGTGGATGGTCCGCTCCACGAATTGCGCGACGGCCTTGTTGGACGGGTAGGCGCGCAGCTGCGCCATCCGCTGGCGCCAGGTCTTCTCCGGGGCGGCCCCGCCGTGCGCGGCGACCGAGCGGCGGCGCATGACGTGGCCCTCGCGCTCGGCGCGTTCCATCCGCAGGACCTTGGAGAAGGAGGCCATGACCAGGTAGGCAATGATCGTCACCGGCAGCGCGAAGATCAGCGTCGCGTGCTCCATGGTCGTCACCCCGCCTGCTATCAGCATCGCCACGGTCAGCACCGCAGTGACCAGCGCCCAGAAGATGCGCAGCCACTTGGCCCCGTCCTGCGAGGGGTCGGGGATGGATGAGGAGAAGTTGGACATGATCATCGCGCCGGAGTTGGCGCTGGTCAGGTAGAAGAGCAGGCCCGAGAGCGTGGCCAGGCCGATCAGGAACGGGGCGCCGGGGAACATCTCCAGCAACGCGTACCAGCCGTGTTCCGGGCTCTCGATGGCCAGCTTCGCGAACTCCGTGTTGCCGCCGAGCACCTCGCTCATGGCGCTGTTGCCGAAGATCGAGACGATGAAGAAGTCGCAGAGCACCGGGGCGGTGATCGCGGCGATGACGAATTCGCGCAGCGTGCGGCCACGGGAGATGCGGGCCAGGAAGAGGCCGACGAATGGGCCCCAGGCCAGCCAGAACGCCCAGAAGAAGAGGGTCCAGCTGCCCATCCACTCGGCCCCGCCGTCCTCGTAGGCGAAGGTCTGCAGGGTGCGTTCGGGCAGCGTGAAGATGAAGCGCCCGATGTTCTCCACCAAGGCGGTGAGCAGGAAGGAGGTCTTGCCGGTGATCAGGATGTAGAGCATCATGGCCGCAGCCGACCAGAGGTTCAGCTCGGAGACCAGCCGGATGCCCTTGTCGACCCCGGAAGTGCAGGCGGCAATGGTCATGATGACCGCCACCAACACCAGGGCGATCTGCAGGGCCAGGCCCTCGGGCAGGCCAAAGAGCCAGGAGAACCCGACGTTGAGCAGCACCACGCCGATGCCCATCGAGGTTGCCACGCCGAACACGGTGCCGACCAGGGCGAAGATGTCGA contains:
- a CDS encoding 3-oxoacid CoA-transferase subunit B, with product MSQYNSTEAALTRDEMAKLVAADIPAGAFVNLGIGQPTNVSNFLTTEQGVTLHTENGMLGMGPVATGEDVDEDLINAGKIPVTELPGASYFHHADSFAMMRGGHLDVCVLGAFQVSAEGDLANWHTGAPGAIPAVGGAMDLAIGAKQTWVMMGLFTKTGESKLVEALSYPVTGLGCVSRIYTESAIFVIDESGVTVRSTHGITFEELDAKIPVDLIKA
- the betT gene encoding choline BCCT transporter BetT, coding for MPERSRFGVSERRKDPVAEEFRAPITSTELSKGPGELVEHAGPTVNWRVFLISAAIILAFSIWAIIVPDNAAASMRAAVSWISINLGWFYVVTVTLVVLFVLWVAFSKEGSVRLGPDHSRPQYNLFTWVAMLFAAGVGIDMLFYSVTGPITQFIAPPSVDAESAAAAQDAVVWTMFHYGIAGWSMYALLGMAMGYFAYRWGMPLSIRAALYPLLGKRVRGVTGDVIDIFALVGTVFGVATSMGIGVVLLNVGFSWLFGLPEGLALQIALVLVAVIMTIAACTSGVDKGIRLVSELNLWSAAAMMLYILITGKTSFLLTALVENIGRFIFTLPERTLQTFAYEDGGAEWMGSWTLFFWAFWLAWGPFVGLFLARISRGRTLREFVIAAITAPVLCDFFIVSIFGNSAMSEVLGGNTEFAKLAIESPEHGWYALLEMFPGAPFLIGLATLSGLLFYLTSANSGAMIMSNFSSSIPDPSQDGAKWLRIFWALVTAVLTVAMLIAGGVTTMEHATLIFALPVTIIAYLVMASFSKVLRMERAEREGHVMRRRSVAAHGGAAPEKTWRQRMAQLRAYPSNKAVAQFVERTIHPALEEVAGEFNKLGYQAELTSTPNAKTHIDEHTLLVHMHDHRNFHYQVAAVEAPVPAFGARTVSREVDVYFRLEVFTQTGTEGYDLMGLSKQQVINDVLDRYEAHLSFLKYSSEHDYASMLTPPRPATGMIPQVDAAADEEEGKGRE
- a CDS encoding 3-oxoacid CoA-transferase subunit A, which gives rise to MAPRIATSAAEAVADIKDGATVLIGGFGNAGQPMELIDALMECGAKELTVVNNNAGQADAGLALLIKERRVKKVICSFPRQSDSWHFDEAYRAGELELELVPQGNLAERIRAAGAGIGGFFTPTGYGTMLAEGKETRMIDGKGYVLETPISADFALIKALRADELGNLVYRKTARNFGPIMATAAKQAIVQVSEIVPAGQIDPETVITPGIFVDTLVTIGGTK
- a CDS encoding thiolase family protein, with translation MKQAYLYDAIRTPFGKIGGSLSSHRPDDLAAHVVRELVARAPQLDPASIDESIFGNANGAGEENRNVARMATLLAGLPTSLPGTTMNRLCGSSLDAAIAAARQVNTDDADLVLVGGVESMSRAPWVLPKTERPFPMANLELANTTLGWRLVNPAMPSQWTVSLGEATEQLREKYEVTREDQDEFAALSHTLAAEAWANGKYDNLVVSVPPANKRGTEVTMDETIRPGSTAETLAGLRPVFRDAATGTVTAGNASPMSDGASAAFIGSERGGELLGAAPLARIAGRASSALDPQYFGFAPVEAANKALAKAGISWSDVAAVELNEAFAAQSLACVRAWDIDAGIVNAWGGALSIGHPLGASGLRILGTLARRLQENNQRWGVAAICIGVGQGLAVVLENPNAA